CTCTACCACTCACGTGCCGAACGCAGGGCCCATTCGTCGGGAGAGAAGAAGGGATGCGAGCTGTCGCGTAGTAGtactagcagcagcagcagcaggggagGGAGTACTGTGGGCAGGTGGCAGCAATGGAGATGGTAATTTACCAACCGCCCTTTATTGATGCGGCTCAAAGGCATTGCCCAAAATCACCAGGCCGGCACGGCGCGCCACTGCAACTACGTACTGCTACCCAGGACGACGCTTGCTTGTACTTGTACGCGCGTTGAACGCACCcggcccacatgcaccggcgccaaACGTGTCATTGCATCGAGCGCTCCGCTACGCACCGGTGCATGGACCGGGCGCACCTCACGGACCCCATCGCAAGGCTGGCCGCAGCCTCCTTTAACCCGGGGAGCGGAAGGGGAGTCGTGGTGGGTGTGGATATCTGGGAGAGGCTTCCCGGCCGTGGGGAAAACGGCCCGACACGTAAAACCACACCCaacacgatgacctctcgggcccacGGGCCTCGGGCCCGCGGCGTCAGTGAGGTACCCGTGACGGCATCTGTGGAACGAAAACCCCGCACCAGGGGAAGTGAGCGGGGCAGCACGGGACGCGCCTGACGCCAACGCAGCCCGCCGAGTTCCCCTGGCCCCACGCGTCCGGCCCGGATCGACGCTCCCACCCGACGGACGGCCGCGATGCGTGCGACGCATAGATGGCAAGCGTCCGTCCGTTTTTACCTTCCTGCCCTTCCCTCCTCTGCTACaagaagaggggggcggtgccgggGCTGGGGCACTGTCTAGGGGAGTGTTGTTCGAGGAGAGGGGAGGGGGAGAGacgagaaggggaacggaaaagaaAGCCAAGCCCTCTCTCGCGGAGGCCAACGGCGAGGCTTCCTCCCTTGCGCCCTCGGTAATGGACAAATCTAGGGTTCTAGTCCTGTAGTAGATTAGATCGTCCTTCTCCTCGCGTTCTTGGTCGCCGCTTTCGTTCGCCGGATTTCTTGGACGGGGGTTTATTTTCCCCTCCtctgttcttcttcttctctttttcctTGTATCTTTTTTTCCCGGCGGAGGTCATGCATTTGTGTGCATGTTCCCCAAGGCGTTGGATTTGGGATTAGGTTCCGTTCGCCCGCGTTCTCGGCGTGTTTTGTGGGGTTTTGAgcccttttcttctttcttttatttttagtcCAAGTATATGATATGTGCCACCGGTTCTCCCTTCCGGGGTTCTCGTTTGGCCCTTAATCTGTTCATCTTCTCTTGGTATTTATTTTTCCACCGTCTTTTGTTTGTAATAATCTCTATATATGTGTAGGGTTTTTCGTTTTGCTTCTTGTCCTATGTCAGAGGacatctttattttttcaaaaaaaatccagcTTTTGGGGGTTTTCTTTCGACTGAAAGAAATACTGGGGTGCTCTGCCAGAGGCAGTTAAAGTGTAGAGTTTTTCGTTTTGCTTCTTGTATGTGCTATGCCTGAGGACAGTTTCTTTTTTCCTCTAAAAAGgaacttttggggttttcttttcagCGGAAGAAATTCTGGGGTTTTTCAGAGGTTTCTCCTGGGCCTGATTTCCCATATGCTGGGAAAAAATACTTCTTTTTCCCCCTTGGTTCGGTCTAGTCCTGGGTACCATTACTGAGTATTTAGATGCTTTCTTTATATGTTTATAATTGGGGCATTTTGCTTGGAATTTTGCATCTCTGTTCCCATGGAGGCAAGGGGAAATATGTCTTCCTTTTGTGCCTTGTGCCTTTCTCTCTGGAATTTTTGTCTTTATGCCAATCTCTCATGTATTCCTACACTTTATCACTGTCAGATGGCTTACTTAACTTGTTTGTGTGCAGCAGATCAGTTCAGCGGTTCGGCTCCTCGGGACCATTGTTGGTTCGCTGAAGTAAGTAAACTCTGTTTTATGTTTTTTCTGTTTTATAATCCTTGTGCTCTCAGAAGGACCTGCTATATGAGTTTCCCATGTTAATATCGCTGATGCCTAAGAGATGTTAGTCCTAGTTACGTTTGTGAGGTACCTCTTTATTGTTTTGCCCTACCTGATGTGATAGCAGTTGTCCAATTTGCATGCTTGGTCATTACCATCCTGTATAAGCATGTACTTTTGTACGAGCATCTTTTACCTATTCCCTCACTGGAATGACCTTATCTCATTATAACAAGAAGGAAGAATGTTGTTAATCCCGTCAGGAAAGTAGTACCATTTTTATTTGCTTTAAACTATCATGATTAAAATATAATTGGCCAGCTTACATCTAATTATATATTATATGGAATGGAAGGAAAGCGAGAGATGCTTCCTTTTGTGCCTTTGTACTtcctctgtttctttttagtctgcatataaggtttgggcaaagtcaagctttgtaaaatttgactaactttatattaaaaaatatcaacattcacaatatgaaatcaataataTCAGATGCCtcatgaaatgtattttcatactatatagttttagtattatagatgttaatattttttatataaatttggtcaaattttatgtagtttgactttgactaaATTTTATACTTGGGAGTAAAAAGAAAGGGAGGGAGTACTTTGAATTTATGTTTTTTGCTATGTATATTCCTTGTTTGTTCCTAATTAAGATTTTCTTTCAATAAACATAAGATACTTAATTATTTGGTTTGTTAATATAATCTGTGTACCATTCTTGAGTCTGTAGTGTCAACATTGTTGTTTTCTTATGTTGGTCTGTTGATATATATGCCTATTGTGGATTCACCAGCCTTGTTAGGTCTACTTGTCACCTGTTTCCTTGGATTAACTGAAAAATGGTTTCTTTATGTGCCCTTTCATACTTGATTTGTTAAGTTGCGCCATAGAACTTACATACTACCTCTTGTACCACCTGTGTTGGTCTGTTAGATAACTTGTTTAACTTGTTTTTATGCAAAACTTCTGCTTGACTGTTAAGTTGTACAATTTGTACTTGTAATGTTGGAAGCTGATTAACTGATGTACTGTCAGATGGAGTCACACGGAGAGgacctgccaccaccaccaccactcccgCCAAATGCAGAGCCGATAAAAGCTGAGTCGGCTGATGacttgccaccaccaccacccctgcTGCCTATCAAacctgaagaagcaaagaagatctcaaagcCTAAGAGGGCCCTGATCGCTCGTCCTGGTTTTGGCAAGAGGGGAAATCCTATACAGCTTGTGACAAATCATTTCAAAGTCTCGTTGAAGACGACAGACGAGTTCTTCCATCATTACTATGTATGGCTCTATCCTTGTTTACTTTGTTGTATGCCTCTATCCTCATTTACTTTGATTGTTGTTGAATTCCTTGTGCTACCATCTAATGTCATTCCTTTGTTGTTTAATTGGATGCAGGTAAATCTGAAGTATGAAGATGACAGGCCTGTTGATGGAAAAGGTGTTGGTAGAAAAGTCATTGATaagcttgctcagacttatccatcGGAACTAGCTCATAAAGACTTTGCCTATGATGGTGAAAAGAGTCTTTTTACCATTGGTGCCCTCCCACAAATTAACAATGAGTTTGTTGTGGTTCTTGAAGATGTTTCCAGTGGAAAGTAATTAACTCTCTCTGCCCTGGTCCAGTATTGTCTTTTGCTGTTACTATGTCTTCTTGCATGTAACTTTCTTGCTTTTAGGTTGTCTTTTGTTGTTACTATGCCTTGCTGTTGCTCATGTAACTCTGTTGCTTGTAGGACTCCTGCAAATGGCAGCCCTGGAAACGACAGTCCAGACAAGAAGAGAGTGAAAAGGCCATATCAAACTAAAACCTTCAAGGTGGAGTTGAGCTTTGCTGCTAGAATCCCCATGAGTGCTATTGCAATGGCACTCAAAGGCCAGGAATCAGAGCACACGCAAGAAGCCATTCGGGTTATTGATATCATATTAAGACAGCACTCTGCCAAACAGTATGTTTGTTTCTATGTACTTCTGAATCCTAATTTACTGTTCTTGATTATTGTTCTCAGTGTTGATATTTCATGGTAAATCTTTTTCTAATTTCCTTGTGTATATTTCTTTGTGTTTGCAGGGGCTGCCTGTTAGTCCGCCAGTCATTTTTTCACAACAATCCTTCAAACTTTGTGGACTTGGGTGGGGGTGTGATGGGCTGCCGAGGTTTCCACTCAAGCTTTCGAGCCACACAGAGCGGGCTTTCTCTTAATATTGGTATGCTTGTTGTCAATGAGTGCAGTTCTGTATATAATCTTGTGACAGCATTTTAAATTAGGCGACAGTTCATATTTACAGCTACTGCTTAATTGTGCAGATGTTTCTACAACAATGATTGTGAAACCTGGCCCTGTTGTCGATTTTCTGCTGGCCAACCAGAAGGTTGACCACCCTAATAAAATTGATTGGGCTAAGGTAAGATTTCTCCTTAACTTGCTTGTGAAAACCATTGATCATATATATCTAAATGTGTATGTATCTCTGTAGATATATCTAATCCTTTTTTGTTTTCGTAGGCCAAGCGTGCACTTAAGAATTTAAGGATAAAAACAAGCCCAGCAAATACAGAATACAAGATTGTTGGTTTGAGTGAGAGGAATTGTTATGAACAAATGTAAGTGAGTATATCGCCATTTGTTGTATCTAAGTGGCGCTTAATTAATTGTTTGGACTTGTTGCATGGCATCTGTGCATTGTAGATTTTATTGAGAGCGCTATTTAGGTGCTTTTATAGTTTCATGCAGCTTTCATTATTTTTATATAACTGCTTGGTGATTCTTATGCCTATCTAGGTTTTCCCTCAAGCAAAGGAATGGTGGGAATGGTGACCCTGAAGCAATAGAAATATCTGTTTATGATTACTTTGTGAAGAACCGTGGCATTGAGCTGAGGTACTCTGGTGATTTCCCTTGTATAAATGTTGGGAAACCTAGGCGGCCAACATATTTTCCCATTGAGGTTTGATTTGACTATTCCTGTAATTTATATTCTTGGTTGTGCCTTATTTGTGCAATTCCCTGATGAATCTTTCTATGTTTGCCAGCTCTGCCAGCTGGTCCCTTTACAAAGGTATACCAAATCTTTGAGTACCCTACAAAGATCATCTCTTGTTGAGAAGTCCAGGCAGAAGCCTCAAGAGAGGATGTCAGTTTTGTCTGATGTGAGTGGCGTATTTATTCTGTCTCAATACCTAGTTGTAGGTTTGTTATTAACTGTTTCATCAATGTCAATTTGGCAGGTACTGAAACGCAGCAGCTATGATACAGAACCCATGTTGAAGGCATGTGGAATTTCGATAGCTCAGGGCTTTACACAGGTGGCTGGTAGGGTACTGCAGGCCCCCAAGGTCAGTCACAACTAACTGCTCCATATCTTATTTAGTCATCGTTTGTGCTTGTGAAATCCTTATGCATCCCTATTGAATCCTGTAATGTAGCTCAAAGCTGGAAATGGTGAA
The Triticum dicoccoides isolate Atlit2015 ecotype Zavitan chromosome 3A, WEW_v2.0, whole genome shotgun sequence genome window above contains:
- the LOC119267988 gene encoding protein argonaute 4A-like isoform X1 produces the protein MESHGEDLPPPPPLPPNAEPIKAESADDLPPPPPLLPIKPEEAKKISKPKRALIARPGFGKRGNPIQLVTNHFKVSLKTTDEFFHHYYVWLYPCLLCCMPLSSFTLIVVEFLVLPSNVIPLLFNWMQVNLKYEDDRPVDGKGVGRKVIDKLAQTYPSELAHKDFAYDGEKSLFTIGALPQINNEFVVVLEDVSSGKTPANGSPGNDSPDKKRVKRPYQTKTFKVELSFAARIPMSAIAMALKGQESEHTQEAIRVIDIILRQHSAKQGCLLVRQSFFHNNPSNFVDLGGGVMGCRGFHSSFRATQSGLSLNIDVSTTMIVKPGPVVDFLLANQKVDHPNKIDWAKAKRALKNLRIKTSPANTEYKIVGLSERNCYEQMFSLKQRNGGNGDPEAIEISVYDYFVKNRGIELRYSGDFPCINVGKPRRPTYFPIELCQLVPLQRYTKSLSTLQRSSLVEKSRQKPQERMSVLSDVLKRSSYDTEPMLKACGISIAQGFTQVAGRVLQAPKLKAGNGEDIFTRNGRWNFNNKRLARACVVDRWAVVNFSARCNTMNLVNDLIKCGGMKGITVEKPHIVIEENGSMRRAPAPKRVEDMFEQVKSKLPGAPKFLLCILAERKNSDVYGPWKRKCLADFGIVTQCVAPTRVNDQYLTNVLLKINAKLGGMNSLLQIEMSPSIPLVSKVPTLILGMDVSHGSPGQSDIPSIAAVVGSREWPLVSKYRASVRSQSPKLEMIDSLFKPQGTDDDGLVRECLIDFYTSSGKRKPDQIIIFRDGVSESQFNQVLNIELDQIIEACKFLDENWNPKFTLIVAQKNHHTKFFIPGSPDNVPPGTVVDNAVCHPRNYDFYMCAHAGMIGTTRPTHYHILHDEIHFSADDLQDLVHSLSYVYQRSTTAISVVSPICYAHLAAAQVAQFIKFDEMSETSSSQGGGHTSAGSAPVQELPRLHEKVRSSMFFC
- the LOC119267988 gene encoding protein argonaute 4A-like isoform X2: MESHGEDLPPPPPLPPNAEPIKAESADDLPPPPPLLPIKPEEAKKISKPKRALIARPGFGKRGNPIQLVTNHFKVSLKTTDEFFHHYYVNLKYEDDRPVDGKGVGRKVIDKLAQTYPSELAHKDFAYDGEKSLFTIGALPQINNEFVVVLEDVSSGKTPANGSPGNDSPDKKRVKRPYQTKTFKVELSFAARIPMSAIAMALKGQESEHTQEAIRVIDIILRQHSAKQGCLLVRQSFFHNNPSNFVDLGGGVMGCRGFHSSFRATQSGLSLNIDVSTTMIVKPGPVVDFLLANQKVDHPNKIDWAKAKRALKNLRIKTSPANTEYKIVGLSERNCYEQMFSLKQRNGGNGDPEAIEISVYDYFVKNRGIELRYSGDFPCINVGKPRRPTYFPIELCQLVPLQRYTKSLSTLQRSSLVEKSRQKPQERMSVLSDVLKRSSYDTEPMLKACGISIAQGFTQVAGRVLQAPKLKAGNGEDIFTRNGRWNFNNKRLARACVVDRWAVVNFSARCNTMNLVNDLIKCGGMKGITVEKPHIVIEENGSMRRAPAPKRVEDMFEQVKSKLPGAPKFLLCILAERKNSDVYGPWKRKCLADFGIVTQCVAPTRVNDQYLTNVLLKINAKLGGMNSLLQIEMSPSIPLVSKVPTLILGMDVSHGSPGQSDIPSIAAVVGSREWPLVSKYRASVRSQSPKLEMIDSLFKPQGTDDDGLVRECLIDFYTSSGKRKPDQIIIFRDGVSESQFNQVLNIELDQIIEACKFLDENWNPKFTLIVAQKNHHTKFFIPGSPDNVPPGTVVDNAVCHPRNYDFYMCAHAGMIGTTRPTHYHILHDEIHFSADDLQDLVHSLSYVYQRSTTAISVVSPICYAHLAAAQVAQFIKFDEMSETSSSQGGGHTSAGSAPVQELPRLHEKVRSSMFFC